GAACACTAAAGCCAGAGCGAAACTGTGTACAGAATACTGGCTTCAAAGTTTGAACGCCGGCtttgaatcagtttgatgtgTCATATATAAAATTCATTGATCGATAAGTTGCAATCTTTCAACAGAACTAAGaagaattgacataatatatGCGAGCGCGAATTCATGCCACCTTTGAACCAGCgtatatttcacatttcaatTTACATCCTTGCTTTAATTTAAAGAATTATGCAACGAGGATCGTGATACTAAACATGGAGGCTAGTGACACCAACAGTTAAgtaatcaaccaatcagaagaatATGTAAAATATACGGtcgttagaggagtgtgaacagatGTGGACTCTAATATATGCTAAGGGAAATTCAtatgggatgaacaaactcaaagtttgttcattttgatcccactatggaatgaacaaatcaataaaatggatgttcaaatgaacagatctgttcatttgaataTTGAGTCACCCCAACAGACGCTTGACTAGGGTAATAGCGCGCGCTATCCCGAATAACGTTGGCGTCAATAGCGATGACGCCCGCGTTCTCAGCGCTGTCGCGCGTTTTTAGTCAAAGCGCCAGTGACATTCCTAGAAACCCCAGCGTCATTCCCTATGTTGCCCCTCACATATTCTCTCTCTAAAACCTGATTATTATAAGtatggtttattttttattatatattttattagttaaataatATGTGGGACCaaattcttattagtttatataaataaaatcattagtaggacccaactcttattagtttatgtTAATAAAATTAATAATGGGACTCTAAAATATTAGATTTGTTCATTTTTCCTTGTTTCATATAGTGAAGAATGCAGTTTGTTCATCAACGTATctcaccaaaattttatttttgttcattcTCATAGTAACTGCTCTAACAATCTTATAATTCATGACCAAGAATCTTTCCCCCCACGGGCGCATGGTTCAAATAATGAATTTTTCAAATAATGACATTTTCAAAATCATTATTAGCAGGAGTGGCGGAACCCTTTCCTTATCCTGGCTTAAGTGTAAGAATCACAcgtcaaaattgaaaaaaaataataatgtggTTACGCCCCTGATTGGAAGACAAAAGGcttaagaaataaaataaatacttGTTTATGATTAGATGAACATGTATTATTTATTCATGATTAGAAGAACCCATCAGCCCGCTAAAACGCCTTAAACTGTGAGTTCATCAACCTCTTGGTCTTCTTCCGCAGTTCTCATCAGCGAATGAGAGCGACATTTGACCAGTATTATACAAAATCCTCTTATTAATCTGTTGATATGCTCCAAAAAGCACAGCCGGCGTATTAGAATCCGATCTAGTGATAGCTAAACAAATATTTCCTTCCCTCACAAACCAAACATTCCGAGTGTCTGAAACAACAAAATCTGCAGCCTGTTGAAAATGAAATGTCATGGTGGGTAATGCATACTCAACTCCATCTCTAGGAATGTAACAAGCGTGAATTACGGGAAAACCTGCACGACGCATACCAAATCGCTCAAAATATAAGTCAACAGACGCGGCAACTCTATCAAAAATGTTTCTATACATGGTGGTAAGTGGAGCCCCCGAATCTATGACGCAGCCGCCAGTTTGATCGTTGTTAATCTGTAATTCTCTTCTTGGAATTTGCACTCTAGCACCACCCACGCTGATACCCTCAAGATTCAAGTAATAATACGGTGTCTCGAAGCTGGTTCGTACTATAGGAGTTCTGATAACTTGGCCTTCAATCGTCGCATCTGCACCAAAACTTAAAAATGTGTTTCCTATCATACGCCCTCTATATTTCTCAAAGCAGTAGGAAAATTTACCATTGCCTAATTGGTCTGCAACAGAGAATTCACCTCTTCCTAAACCAAGAATTCCTGCGATACCATTTCTACCGCCGATACCAAAGGTAAAATTTGCTTGGCGTAAACTACAGCCCATAATTAGTTGAAAACTTTCAACGCCCCTAGTTCTTGAGGGTAAAGTGAATTTTTCTTGGGCAAAAACACCATATGTGACTTGAGAACCCGCATAAGTTAATGTGTAATCACATTGGCCCTCTTCATTGCAACTTTGGCAGCCAGGACTAGGATCCCGACAAGGAATAGGATGATATGATGTTGAACTCCTCCAGGGATAAAGAGGCGAATCTTGATTGAAAATTTGTGTCGCACCTTCGCATTGAAGCCAAGTAATATCACTAGCTGAATCAATCAACAAATAGTATTTCATGATTCCTGGCACACCAGGAAATGTACCTATACCCATAGACGCAGCGTAGTAATATGTATCTTCGTAAACCACCGACGCATAAACATCAGGATTTATTTGTGAAGCAATGTGTCGTGCTCGAGCTCTGGATTGGTCGATGAGGGTTTGAAATCTTTCATCTTGCGTGATCGAATGATCAAGAGGGTTGAAAAAGGGTGATTCTTCAGAGTCTTTGTGAATCATCCGCAAAGTAAACCCTTTGGGATTCATTGCGATGGTTGAGTTTTGCAGTATAACAATCgttagaagaaaaatgaaaagacatgGTTTTGTTCTACCCATTTGTGATCTGGAAAGGATTTTGATGCACAAAAAATGTAGTATGAGTATTTCTGAATTTTAGTTGAGAGGGATGGATTGAAATATCACTCTTGCCTGTAAAGATACATTTTATACTTAAAATGTTTAAAAATCACATCTAGTTCGTAACGTTCTttatttgatatatatatatatatatacaaaatctttaataattaattatttttattacatatatatacaaaatctttaataattattgtttaattaATATGGGATCCTCTGGATAAAAGCTCTCACTAATTGACCAATATCCCTCaatgaattttatttatttttctaaaaaataatCTGCGTCTGtctgaaaatgtaaaagttaTAGCTCAATCTGAGTTATGCTAAACTCAATCTAAATTACTAATGTAAATTACTAATCTAaattatactccctctgtcctaaaatttctgtcctctattctattttcgtctgtcctaaaattctgtccagcttctgtttatagtcatattttttagtcaaactctcaaatatacCCTTAATTTTTATACTCACAAAACTAGTTTTAAAATAACCAAtttaagaaaatcttaaatgaaATCTTTATAATAGTAAACAAATCTTTTTAATATCAATCCTATTTATCTTCATTCTATTTTTAACCAAAAACTATTTAacagggatatatatatatatatacataagagAGGATCAAATTTTTTTATGACAAATCTAAAATTTCATGGTCAGTGTATATACGAAAAGAAAATAAACTAGATCTTCACTTTTCAATTTGTTTTCCCtctcaaataatttttttttgttttccctcTAAACACCCCAGTGGTTTTAATCTCTCAAGTGTCACGGCGGGAAACTAAGCTCAGTTGGAGGAAATTTTTTTTAACAATTCATCTTATAATCAATGCAtacagatttttatttttatcttcttttataaCTTATCTAAAAATAACAATATTaccaaacatgtatttttcttacatgtttcatatatttatttttaattttaataataACGCATCATTTAATAGGGGTAATTTTATATACTCCTTCGGGCTCATTAAaatcttgacttagtcaaagcggactaaaATTTTAGGACGGGGGGAGTAACTTAAATTGCTAACTTTGTCGGTCTGAAAAGCTCTCACTAATTGACCGCAATCCAAATCaatgaattttattgatttttaaAAAACATAATTTGCTAACAATATGACTAATTAAGGGTAACTTACAAATGTATACAAAATCTTTAATAATTAACTATTTGTTGTAGCGCTTACAGCCCATATGTGTGCGGTTCaaaacagattttttttttggttttcccaTCTCCATGTATATACATGTATTATATTCATGTAACCTAAGAACACCGATCAA
This genomic interval from Papaver somniferum cultivar HN1 unplaced genomic scaffold, ASM357369v1 unplaced-scaffold_107, whole genome shotgun sequence contains the following:
- the LOC113328412 gene encoding aspartic proteinase CDR1-like; this translates as MGRTKPCLFIFLLTIVILQNSTIAMNPKGFTLRMIHKDSEESPFFNPLDHSITQDERFQTLIDQSRARARHIASQINPDVYASVVYEDTYYYAASMGIGTFPGVPGIMKYYLLIDSASDITWLQCEGATQIFNQDSPLYPWRSSTSYHPIPCRDPSPGCQSCNEEGQCDYTLTYAGSQVTYGVFAQEKFTLPSRTRGVESFQLIMGCSLRQANFTFGIGGRNGIAGILGLGRGEFSVADQLGNGKFSYCFEKYRGRMIGNTFLSFGADATIEGQVIRTPIVRTSFETPYYYLNLEGISVGGARVQIPRRELQINNDQTGGCVIDSGAPLTTMYRNIFDRVAASVDLYFERFGCRFCCFRHSECLVCEGRKYLFSYH